aaacaaggaaactagacacAGACTAACAAGGAaaaacgctttgtatgaatgaTGAACACAATTCGATACTCGGCgaagagtgacaggaagaccggggtatttatactgtctctgattggacgggggtgaagtgcaatggctgatggggagtgtagtccggggtgtagtgtgacagtccgtgcgtgacaaaaaggcgagagcgacgtctggtggtgagcggtccgcagctcaccgaccagattcgtaacacatggtttgagtttatttattataaatatgtggCTATATTATAGCTCCCCCTTAGTGCTCTTGTCTCATTTTATTCCCCTTTTCCATCTCCATTACTAGTCTGCTCACAGGTGATCACAGGAGGATAGTGTTTGCCCTACCGCTTTGATCTGCAATTTgatgatttttgtaaaataacttctgtttTTGCTCTTGAAACTCAGAGTGGATTCAGTTTACTATGCTCATTTATTGCTAATAAacaattgataataaatcatatttatgctaataattaaatgaagttccaaacgtaggtttgggaggagcctaatcattcagtcctgtcaatcatcatcaCAAGCCtttataagcagctctcattgcaccaTCTCAGCCTCGgttcttccggcatccctccacctccccttctcctcctctttcagttattctccctctaggtAATATCACAACAGGGGGGTTGAACTCTGCGCTCAAGCCGAGCCtcgggttcgagcctccattaaggacagcaaaCCAAGTTTGTTTAACAttgcccatcaggactggatgggcaggcaaACTCgtgaatataataatattggGCTTGTTTTGGGCTTGTTTTTGAAGCGGCGGTTGCTTATTTAGGTTGCAAgagttggcaacactggctgTAGAGTGTGATGTCGTATCACAACCGTTGCAGCTTCTGAAGAAATTTCACATGCTCAAAGTCTAGTGTGGCTTCGGCTTTACCCTGAAAACTGTCTGAAAATGGAAAGTTTAATTCACtaataaatgtgtctgtgtttttttctgtctgtagAATCAGCTGGttcagacacagacagacgTGCAGCAGATGATccagaacagaatgaagatgatTCAGGAGATCCAGCACTCAGTAGTGATCAGGAAGGTGAGCAGGGGGAAATTATTAGTTATTtgttcataatatttttgtctgcaataataaaataaataaataaataaataaataaaaaaaagtgacatgAGGACAGTAGATGAAAGAATTTTACTTTGAGTATactatcactttaaataaatatgtaatcatgtatcATAGATTGATTATCATCTCATTTATCAGAGAAACACAGAGGAAGAGAAATCAGCCAGAAATCAGCTCTTCACTGATCTGATCTGCTCCATTGAGAGATGTCagtctgagctgctgaagatgatGGAGGAACAGCAGAAAGCAGCAGAGAAACAGGCTGAAGATCTCATTAAAGAGCTGCAGCAGGAAATCACTGATCTGAAGAGGAGAAAcactgagctggagcagctctCACACACTGACGATCATCTGTACCTACTACAGGTCTGTCAACATCCGTCTCATTACTGAGAATGGAGAATATTATTGGTCAAATGCTCTGTTGACAAACCTGATGAGCTTCAGAAATTGTACaaaagagaataaaatcaaaataaaattagaaaacatAGTTAACTGTGTTAGAAAACTCCTGcagattttagttaaaaataaaaatgatcatattTAATAGTCTTCTCTCTCCTGCTGTAGATGTTCTCATCCCTGTGCAGTCGTCCACACACCAAGAACTGGACTGAGATCAGTATTGACTCTGATGTGGATGTGATCCCTATGAGCAGAGCTTTGATTCAGTTTAAGAAAACTCTtgatgaaactctagatggaaAACTCATTCCGTCTGGTACGTAAATATCAAATACAGTGAACAGAATTCTAATGTGAAGTTCTATCCAAAATTAAACTCCTGTCATAGCCAGTTAAAACTGTATTACTTGTGAATAACAGAAAGCAACATGATGTTAGTATTAAGACCAGTATTAACCGTACAAACTCCACATCAGTAACACATACAGTAACAAGAAGTCTACGTTTTCCCACCTCACAAGgacaacttaaaaacttaaaagatcaaataacacatatttacactgaataattacaattaaaattgaGGCTCTAATATATACTGAATATTAGAGCTTTAATAATCTTTATGTTATGATTGTTTATATACGTGTATTTACTAGAAAGACATTCAGTTCTGTTTTTCAAACTGATGGATGAGACACATTTACATGTCACTGATGCTGCCAATAGAAATAAACTCActgttaatatgaaatatttctatAAATTGATCACATCATATTTTCATCTGCATTCACAGAGTTGAAGTTGGTTCAGAAGTTTGCAGGTACAGTGTGACTGACATTATTTTCTtcaatacatttataacacttgtttatatttttataatctaTATTATATGAAAAAGTTTGTTGTGAAGTTGATTAATAATGTCTGATCTGTCATCTAGTGGATGTGACTCTGGATCCTGATACAGCGCATCCATATCTCATCCTGTCTGatgatgaaaaacaagtcaGTGATGGAGACACTGAGCAGGACGTCCCAGAAAACCCAAAGAGATTTGACTCTTGTTCTTGTATTCTGGCAAAGGAGGGATTCAGTTCAGGGAGATTTTACTATGAGGTGCAGGTGAAGGGAAAGACTGAGTGGGATTTAGGAGTGGCCAGAGAATCCATTAACAGGAAGGAGGCGATTGACCTGAGTCCTGAGGATGGATACTGGACTGTGATTCTGAGGAATGAGAATCATTATAAAGCTTGTGAAAGTCCATCTGTCTCTTTATCTCTAAAAGTGAATCCTGAGATTGTGGGAGTGTTTGTAGATTATGAGGAGGGTCTGGTCTCTTTTTATGATGTGGGGCTCAGATCGCATATCTACTCTTTCACTGGTCAGACTTTCACTGAAAAACTCTATCCATATTTTAGCCCATGCCCTAATGATAAAGGTAAAAACTCAAAACCACTGATCATCACACCTGTTAACACAAATAAATTGCTCTGAAATATGAGACATGAAATCTGGAAAGATTAACTATTTAAGAGCtgattttgtaaatgattaaagtatgtaaataaacaaaaaagtacataCTAAGatccatattattattaataataaaaattaaatattagtaaattgcaagaaaaatagtAAGTTGTCACAGCTACAGACTGGACTATGAAAATCCTAAATGGATTTTCATTTCTATAAATGGAAGCTCATttctaaaaatgttgaaatgtttttgatctGGTGTGCagattaaatgttttctattgttttgtcataatattttatacaaataacTTCATACAGGtccttctcaaaaaattagcatattgtgataaagttcattattttctgtaatgtagactttcatatattttagattcattacacacaactgtagtagttcaagccttttattgttttaatattgatgattttgatatacagctcatgaaaatctgaaaaaattagcatatttcatccgaccaataaaagaaaagtgtttttaatacaaaaaaagtcaaccttcaaataattatgttcagttatgcactcaatacttggtcgggaatccttttgcagaaatgactgcttcaatgcggcgtggcatggaggcaatcagcctgtggcactgctgaggtgttatggaggcccaggatgcttcgatagcggccttaagctcatccacagtgttgggtcttgcgtctctcaacaatatcccacagattctctatggggttcaggtcaggagagttggcaggccaattgagcacagtaataccatggtcagtaaaccatttaccagtggttttggcactgtgagcaggtgccaggtcgtgctgaaaaatgaaatcttcatctccataaagcttttcagcagatggaagcatgaagtgctccaaaatctcctgatagctagctgcattgaccctgcccttgataaaacacagtggaccaacaccagtagctgacatggcaccccagaccatcactgactgtgggtacttgacactggacttcaggcattttggcatttccctctccccaggtcaggcgcttctgccgctgtttctggttcaaaagtggcttgacctggggaatgcggcacctgtagcccatttcctgcacacgcctgtacacggtggctctggatgtttctactccagactcagtccgctgcttccgcaggtcccccaaggtctggaatcggtccttctccacaatcttcctcagggtccggtcacctcttctcgttgtgcagcgttttctgccacactttttccttcccacagacttcccactgaggtgccttgatacagcactctgggaacagcctatttgttcagaaatttctttctgtgtcttaccctcttgcttgagggtgtcaatgatggccttctggacagcagtcaggtcggcagtcttacccatgattgcggttttgagtaatgaaccaggctgggagtttttaaaagcctcaggaatcttttgcaggtgtttagagttaattagttgattcagatgattaggttaatagctcgtttagagaaccttttcatgatatgctaattttttgagatcggaattttgggttttcatgagctgtatgccaaaatcatcaatattaaaacaataaaaggcttgaactacttcagttgtgtgtaatgaatctaaaatatatgaaagtctaatgtttatcagtacattacagaaaataatgaactttatcacaatatgctaattttttgagaagcCCTGTATAACCCCAGTTCGAGAAAGTTGGGATGCTCTGTACAATGTtgtcaaatgtttaaaatgaggTAAATGAGTACATTTTCTCAGTTTAAACTTAAGTTTTGTATGTTTATGTTACGCCCcttagatttttagatttttgcaGGACTAGGGGTAAAGGaaaactgtgtgtgtgaatatgcAAAGGTGCTGGCAGGCAAATAAAGAGCAAGATTTTTATATTAGTGACCATTTATTGTGCACAGTGCTCAGTGAAAACCAGTGGTATCAaagtatttacaatatttacaaaaaaaaaaaaaaaaaaaaaaaaaaaaaaatcaaacatcgACAAAACCAAAGAAAGAAGGTGGGAAGTGGGAGCAGGAGAGGTgccaaataaatgaaataaacaaaacaaaacactgctaGCTAGTGTTTGTAATCTAAGCTAACTACCCAAAAGAAAATGTAGCAAAAAAGGGTCTTCGGCGTACCAACGCCCTAACTAAACTATTCTAACTaaggggaaaaacaaaaacatacagcggGTGGCACTCTCTCCTAAACTAGTGTATATAATACATCCAGAATGTCCTACGTGTTGTGCAATGTATGTCGCGCGACCTACTTACCAACCTAACGTACAGTGGGGAACAGACGGAACAGTAAACGAAAGACTGTACACTGTACAAACACTATAACATCAAAGGACTTTTCAggacatataaacacacagcgAACAAAGCAATCTCAGACAGTATAACAAATAACAAGAAAGGAGCGTACAAACGTAGCAAAGAAATGGAACAAGATGAGCGAAAAAGCTGGAGCGCGCGGCACAGTAGCGGGACTTTAAATCGGCCGGTGTGAGATGATGACAGACTGGTGGGCCAATGGGAATCTGCAACACACACAACAGACTAACACACACAAACGTTACGCAACTTACGTACTAGTACGTAACAGTTTAGTTAGAGTTGATAGATGTATTTATAGTTGACTCTCATCATGATTCAAATACAGCAGTTCAGTTTTCTGTCCAGCAGAGAGCAGCATTAACCAGACATTCACAATATCAAGCCTCTGTGACACCGCGAAATGAGAGCCATGACAAAGATAacacagcagcaaaaaaaaaaaaaaaaaaaaaaaaatatatatatatatatatataataaaaaaaaaaaaaataaaaatatatatatatatatatatatatatatatatatatatatatatatcccacGTAACGTTACAGATTATCTGCcaatacaaaaaaactaacacaaaaaaatacataaatatctggcattattgataaataattttaccaaaacaaaaaacaacataaatattgccctaaaaaaataaaaaaaataagaatctccaaatataaacaaacaaattaataaaacaaataagataaattgtattttaaatccagttttgcataaaacatttggaattaaaaaaaaagaaaaaaaagaaaagaaagacaaaaagaaaagaaagcttttttttaagcagcaaatagACTTTATAGTCAAATGACTCAGAATATTTAAATTCCTACTGCATGTCTGTTGCAAGAGGGAGTACGTTATTATcccaaaatattaagaaaatcggtcaatattaataaataaatcatcaattaaataaacaaagaaaccaAATATTGCCCAAAATAAGTATCTGCCAAAACAGATACTGGTAAAACagataaaatggaaaaaaaacatacattttgctcaaaatataaaatataaaataagtgccaaatacataaatatttaccaaaactatgaaatatctgccaatacaaaataattatagatagatactggccaaaaataaaatatctgccaatatcacttcataaataaaagtaaattaataagtaaatattgcaaaaaatgtcaaatatctgccaattcagactaaaatacatgtaaatacatttccTGAAGCATCAGATATCTGCCAATagtgaaaaatgaataaaacaaacgcCCAAAGTATCAAATGTTGAtttttgtcagattttaaaaagtaaatactaCATCAAAACTCTACCAATACTGAttgataaacaaataaataaaaatcacatataTCACCCAGTAATCAACATGGAGATAAAATATCATGCATCCCTGATACATTTTaggttattaatattttaagtttatattccAGTAGATTTTTCTGTTCATCTCACATGAGTGAACATGATTTAAACATATGACTAATGTATTTCTTTAAGTGTTAAAgtttaaaatgggaaaaaaaaaaaaaaaaaaaaaaaaaaagaaaaactcatACACAATCAGCACCAGAACAAACAGAAAGACAAAGCACTTACAAACTTATTTGTGCACTGTGAACAATACTGTCATGGAGAAACATAAGTATAAATGTGTTCAATAATCATTTAACTCCTAATTTCATTAAATACCACAGATACAGTGAAGTTAACAGTGGTCAAGTGTTAGTTGTCTGGTTAACAGTGGAAAATCAGTAAGGTTGTTCAGGTTAGTGGAATGAAACCAGTTTGATAATAGAAACATACTTTACTCAAGTACAACTGAAAGAGAAAACCAACCACAGATGAAAACAACTGACAAATATTTAGGCCTAAATTTCAGATTGATGTATTGAATTACATTTTGGTCATTCCttgtcaactcaaccagaggtcccTGGCTCaaattttggatttttctaGTATTTTTTCTTAAGATAGATGTATAGTGATggaagccaaaatattaaatgtcattgatgaatatttactgagtaatccactgttTTGTAAAGGAGGGTCAAAATGgaaattttcacctgagattcagagtcaagttacagggggtaaaaatgacttcagaaagatggcagcatcattatcttatttgtacacagagattggtagttatgtttgtaaaatctgttgacgtgatcaatctttgttgcattatgtgccaatggtgaccattcaaaaatggggaaacagcacttttcaaacgtttttttctccaaagtttgcatgcctgtaactcaataaataataaagatatcttaattCTCTTTTAGATATCGGGTcttaaactttccttttggtatctttattttttctttctacagaaaaaatatttacaaaacaaaaataagccaTGTagggaattttttttaaattagtttgatTTGACATGGAATGACCCAGTAACATATTTTTGCTCTTTGGAGCACAAACATTTGAGCCTACCTTGTGCAAACTCAAGAAAGATATTATTGGGATTAAATGTTGAGATGATGAAATGCTTAAATGGTGGGATATTATTAgcaaacatcaaaagaaaatgaaaacatgggGTAATAGTCAGCGCCGAGAGCCTGGTATCCAGCATAAAAACATCTTTATTCCTCAAAGgcaagccaataaaataatgACCCTCTTCCAACTTTAATGAGTCTGTTAACATCTCAATGAtcaatttgttaatttttgctccaaataaataaataaaaaaaaaaaaaagcaacaacttCAAATTGATGTTGCTAAAGTTCTCCTaagtttgaaacagaaatcctGTTGATTGTAACATCAGGGTAGTTAGCAGATTGGTCGCCACCATCTCCTCTAGTGGACCATTTACTGTCCAACCCAACCTAGTTTTAATTGTGTAGGGTCAGTTATCAACACTGTGGGTCACTTGAATCAGCTCCATAATCATTTATTCCTATAATCCGTTCGATATCAGAGTCAATGTCAGGTAAATTCATGTTTCAAATGTGGCCATCCCTGCAGGAACaaaactttaatcttgtaaagCCCTGAGATCATTACTTTTGATGTTTGCCCATGACAGAGCCTTTTCCATATAGGCAAATGCAATTTTATGCTGGTCGCAATATTCTCTTGTAGCAAAGCTTTGGTCTTTAAAATCCCCATGATCAGCAGGCATATGCTGGCAACTCTTTATGATCTTGGGTGACCCCTGGTGTACTGTTCAAGAAACTATAAACAATCACTAGGACTTTCAGTTTTACTCTCCACACCACTTTTAAAGGATTTCATAAAGGAGTGAtattgcagggttgccaggGTTGCCATCAAACACCTGAATTTTCCTTCTAGGCAAAGACGACAGACATTGTTGTTCAATCAGTAaagatttaatttctttttttgtttgtttgtccatATTATAGAAAATTTTATCAGTATTTCCTGAACCAGCACTGGAACAATTTCCATACTGGGCACTTATGTTCACATTACCATGCTGACTTGATTTTGAGATTGCCTGAGGATAAATGGTTTAAGAAATGTTCCCCTTGTTTGCCTTTGCACCTGAAGAAACCATTTGTTTATAGTttaaattctgagaataaatgATTTTGCATCAGCATTAAGTGTCTGGGTTGTCTGTTGTCCTTTATCAACATAAGAATTCATTCCATCAGAATGATGCATCACATCACTTTTAACACAATGCACACTGGAGCCCTTAAGTAGTCTACTTTCACTTTAGCCATAGATGCAGCAGTATCCATTCACAGCCCAGATTcctctttctgttttcttatgttttgttctttttcctcAACTGCATGTTTTTCCTTGATTAAATCATGATGTACCAACAAAGCTGCTATATCGGCCTCTGCCTTGATGTGTGCTGAAGAGGTTGATGATGTTGTTTTACATCTTATAGTGAAGCTTTGTTTACTTTATCATTTACTTCCAACATTAGAAATGCGGTCACTtggatttatattattttggttATGCATGGTAATTCTGGGCATATTCTGTTCTCTTGAACCATCTAGAAGACCTTTCAATTCCACTTATCCACTGCTTTGTGTCTTTTATAAAGGTGTCTGTGTGTTCATATACACTTCAGAACCAATAATTGTTTGGTTTGCTCATCACTGGGTAATAATGGGATCACAGAATCACAAAGTTTGACTGTCTCTTCAAAAACTTGCATCAAGCTTCCAAGTTCAGACCAAACAGCTGAAATCTCATTTCTGTGCGTGAGTTCTTTAATGGCTGGTAGAACTTTGAATcgcattcacattttttttttccattctttcTGTAGTTGCTCAATTTTATTAGCCAAAGTCTTGCGGTAAGCTGAACTTTTCTTTTACACTTGTACTGTTCAGGTTCAACATCCTCACTGGATTCACGTTCACTCATGATTACAGCATGTTCATCTCAGCGCGTCTATTCAAAACACGCAAGCACTACACAAAACACTCGAGcacaatccaaaacaaacacttttaGTAACAAGCACATCATTAAAGACGCTCCTCATCTCAAACACTTTAACGAATAAAAAAGCCCAAACCTGTTGCTCAAACTCAACTTGATTTGGCCAAACAAACCAACAATAAGCTTTcatcaacaacaaacaaaaccgCAACACAGAAACTATTTCAAATCACTCGCAACACAagcgaataaaaaaaaaaaaattacaacccATATCCTACCTGTTTGATGTCAAGAACATATCCAAAATCTTCGATCCCGTTGTTCCGAAAGTCCAGTGcatttcaataataattttcattagaAAGTGAGAGTAGATTCACAGTACTGCGTCAACGCTGCTGTTGATTAATTACGATtaattcaccgcatgacaacgattGTGTTTATGAaattctaacatcctcaagtcctcctgtttttttagtttatcaataaaagctgttttttgaggtcagaatttcataaaacactgataaaagcatttatataaCACCACTttgttgatcattattcttgttcagatggcgctaAAGCAGTTTATCATCGGAAGATCATTTTTATCAAGTCAAAACTTGTTGAATTTAGTCAACAAACAAATGTGTGCCCCCACACGCACCCCCTGTCGTTCCTGCCAACCCCTCCCACAACAGGTGCTTTAATTCTAGCATAATTAATGACACTCCCATATTTTCCAACGGTCACATGACAACACATATGAATGTTTACATGGCTCCTATACAGTGATTGGttttaatgacatattttataaattaaaatgtataaataagttTGATTCTAGGTTGGTTCATCGGAAAATTAATCAGATTctgaagcaaaaccagctgAAATGCGGTAGaagtttgaattgtgagaaTCGAATCAATCAGTTTACAAAAGCAGAAAGAAAAGATAAACGTACAGTAATACgggtaaaaaaataacttctatCTTGTACAAACCTCTCTGTTCAGTTTATGGTTTCTCTCCATCAGCTTTGTCTCCTCTTGCTAGCTGACAGAATTCTGTGATAAAATCATCAATATCCAGGATGGACAGACATATTTTATCTCCTTCATGTAacaagtttacattttaaacacgcTATTCTTAAACCACAAATGGGTTTTTCTTCAAAGATAAAGACTGTGcgaactctaaaaaaaaaagtagctgCTTCGTTTTGTTTATAGCGGATCTTAATCTAGTGcattaccgccacctactgtcagTATGAAGCAGAAACACAACAGCCTTCATCACTGGAGGTATCAGGGCAACACTTCTGAATCTGAATTATTTGCAAATTAATATACCTATATATATTTCTGGGAGTTCGTTTTGTGTAGGTTTTGTGCAATTATTTGTACTGTCACtatctttaaataaaagcaatacTCGCATATCTTAGCTCCTCACGCCGACCGATTCTCCCCACACTGACCGCCAAAATAACCGCTAAAATTTAAATGGCTGAGATTCGCGCTTCAGCACCACGACTTGTTCATTCTTACAGCGGCTGCACAGGCGAcagatattattttatatagcctATCCGTGGTTGATTTTATGAACAAATAACAATggatttcagtttaaaaaaaattcccagGAACTGACTGAACATTTCAAAGATTTCACTGTGAATCTGCAATATTTGTACATAGCGGTGACTTCATATTTGACATTGCTGTCATCAAAAAAGAACTAACCAAACTAAACAAACACTCTGAAGGTTTCTTACACTGTTACACACTCAGCAGGTATAAATTATCAACTATTTCAAATTTACGATTGTGGGCGGAGCTACTGTATGACATCACTGCAGTGGAGTAACAGACTTCAGTGAACTTGAAACTTAACAGTTGAACTGGAAGCTTCAACAAACAACAACTCTTCTATTCACAATTAACGAGCAGCTCTGATCTTCACTCACAGGTAAGTGCTTAAAATGTAAAGAGCTCGTTTAGTAGTTTAATAGAATGAAGCAGAATCAGAATGTTAGTAAAAGTGTGTCATTTAATTGGCTGTAAGTCAAAGTTTGAAGTGTGCTGTCAGTTTAGAGATGGCAGAAACAGGAAGCACCTGAACTCTGACAGAATGAACAAAGTCCAGTGAAAATCATAACTGTGTTAAAAATGAGACCTGGTGTTACAGGTGGGTTATAGCCTACaatgctgcttgaaagtttgtgaaccctttagaattttctacatttttgcataaatataacaaaacatcaGTGTTGTGAAAAATCTGATCTGAAACTTTTTGGTCATTTATGCAGAAAAGtttaaagggttcacaaacctTTAGGcagcactgtatgttttttttctttgatatgaagagttcagatgcaaaaccagctaaatccatctgtcatcattctttaaaaaatgcatttttatcaggctcagatgtataggtttctatgtaggtaccggtacttctgattgggctgaggctggtattttaacaagtttgaagaaaaagtatttgatggacgtataatatgtgccaagaacattcactcagtatcattatctcatttttgaccgagatggcttttagctggttttgcatctgaactcttcatatataaaaatgtattttcatatttaataaaaaaaaattgttgtaaaattttagtttttcttctACCACCACACCATCAGTCTCAAACCAGAAGTTAGGGCTGAAGCTTACTGAATTGTTCAGTTCAGATGATATGTTGACATTACTTATCTTTTCAGTCATGGCATCCTCCAGTGGTCCATTAAATGAGGAGCTCCAGTGCTCCATCTGTCTGGATGTGTTCACTGATCCAGTCACCACTCCATGTGGACACAACTTCTGCAGAACCTGCCTGAACAAGTGCTGGACAAACACACAGACCTGCTTCTGTCCATTCTGTAAAGAAACATTCAGCAGAAAACCTGATCTCAAGATTAATACAACACTCAGAGAGGTTGTGCAACACTTTAAGGAGAAGCTCCATCTAGGAGAATCTGAGGTGTTTTGTGACATCTGTGATAGAAGAAAGCAGAAAGCTGTGAAGTCCTGCCTGACGTGTCAAAGCTCTTACTGTGAGACTCACCTGGAGCCTCATCACAGAGTCCCACGTCT
Above is a window of Labeo rohita strain BAU-BD-2019 chromosome 23, IGBB_LRoh.1.0, whole genome shotgun sequence DNA encoding:
- the LOC127154545 gene encoding E3 ubiquitin-protein ligase TRIM39 — translated: MMFLSLLIFSVMASSSGPLNDELQCSICLDVFTDPVTTPCVHNFCRTCLNKCWTNTQTCCCPLCKETLSRRPDLKINTTLREVVKHFKEKLSLGRSEVFCDICDERKQKAVKSCLTCQSSYCETHLEPHHRVPRLKKHKLINAVENLEDYICQKHERPLELFCRDDQTCVCLSCTEGDHRNHNTVPIEEESQQKKNQLVQTQTDVQQMIQNRMKMIQEIQHSVVIRKRNTEEEKSARNQLFTDLICSIERCQSELLKMMEEQQKAAEKQAEDLIKELQQEITDLKRRNTELEQLSHTDDHLYLLQMFSSLCSRPHTKNWTEISIDSDVDVIPMSRALIQFKKTLDETLDGKLIPSELKLVQKFAVDVTLDPDTAHPYLILSDDEKQVSDGDTEQDVPENPKRFDSCSCILAKEGFSSGRFYYEVQVKGKTEWDLGVARESINRKEAIDLSPEDGYWTVILRNENHYKACESPSVSLSLKVNPEIVGVFVDYEEGLVSFYDVGLRSHIYSFTGQTFTEKLYPYFSPCPNDKGKNSKPLIITPVNTNKLL